The region CTGACCGGCCGATGCTCGGCACCATCGAGTTCGACTCCTCGGCGGACCATTCCGTGGACGAGCCGCTGACGATGAACGAGTTGCGCGACAGCGTCCGGCGGGTTCTCGGAGTCGATCTCCCGATCGGCGAGCCCCGCGGCGACGGCCCGCACGCGCTGCGCCGCATCGCCGGGCAGAACACCCGGCAGGCCGACCGCTACCGCGCCGGGCAGGTGCTGCTGCTCGGGGATTCGGCCCACGTGCACTCGGCGATGGGCGGCCCGGGCCTGAACCTGGGCTTGCAGGACGCGATGAACCTCGGGTGGAAACTGGCCGCCACCGTCGCCGGCCGGGCGCCGCAGGGGTTGCTGGACACCTATCACAGTGAGCGGTATCCGGTCGGGCGGCGCGTGATGATGCACTCGATGTCGCAGACGGCGCTCTTCTCGCCGGGGCCGGAGATCGCCGCGCTGCGCGAGCTCTTCGCCGAACTGCTGAGCCTGCCCGACGTGGCGCGCCACATGGCCGGCCTGCTCGCCGGCTCGGACGTGCGCTACGACGTCGGCGATGACCACCCGCTGTCGGGTCGTCTGGTGCCCAACGTCACGCTGGCCGACGGGCGGCGCGTCGCCGAGCTGCTGCACGCCGGGCGGCCGGTGCTCGTCCGCGACGTCGTGGACGGGCCGGCGGCGATGCTGCTGCGGCCGGACGGTTACGTCGCGTGGGCGAGCGACGACACCGGCGACAAAGGCCTCACCGGCGCGATCGCCCGCTGGTTCGGCGACACGCTGCCGGGGGTTTAGTTACCCGCCGGTAGGGATACTCCGCCTGCGTCCGAGTGACGTGACGGCAGTCACATCACTGACTCGCCGTGTCGACGACAGGGGTGGTGAATGGCCGGTTTGGTGAAGACCCTGACCCGCTGGAGCAAGGCGCCGGCGCGCGATGTCGAAGCGCCGACAGGCGCGTGGGTCAACATGATTCGCGGCCTCGCCGCGCGGGCGACGACGCCGCTGCTGCCCGACGACTACCTCTCCCTGCTGAACCCGCTGTGGTCGGCTCGGGAACTGCGGGGCGAGATCGTCGAGGTGCGGGCCGAGACCGACGACTCGGCGACGGTGATCATCCGGCCGGGGTGGGGATTCGCCACGGACTACCGGCCCGGCCAGTACGTGGGCATCGGTCTGCGGGTCAAGGGCCGCTGGCACTGGCGTTCCTATTCGTTGACCTCGGTGCCCGAGCAGGCCGAGGGCGAGATCTCGATCACCGTCAAAGCGACCCCGGAAGGCTTCCTGTCGACCCACCTCGTCGACGGAGTCGAGCCGGGCACCATCATCCGGCTGGCGGCACCCCAGGGCGAGTTCATCCTGCCCGACCCGCCGCCGGACAAGATCCTGTTCCTCACCGCGGGCAGCGGCATCACGCCGGTGATGGCCATGCTGCGCTCGCTGCGCGCGCGGGGGCAGCAGCCCGACATCGTCCACGTGCACTCGGCGCCGTCGGAGGACTCGGTGATCTTCGCGAAGGAGTTGCGCGAGCTCGAAAACGAGCAACGCGGGTACCGCCTGCACCTGCAGCTGACGCAGCGTGACGGCAAACTCGACTTCGACAACCTCGACGAGATCGCCTCCGACTGGCGGGAGCGATCGGCGTGGGTGTGCGGGCCGACCGCGATGCTCGATGCGGCCGAGAAGACGTGGGAGGACCACGACATCGCCGACCACCTGAACATGGAGCGGTTCACCATCGCCGCGACGGACAAGGGCGGCGAGGGCGGCACCGTCGTCTTCATGATCTCCGACAAGTCCGCCGAGATCGACGGCGCGACCACGATCCTGCAAGCCGGCGAGGACGCCGGCATCCAGATGCCCTTCGGTTGCCGGATGGGTATCTGCCAGACCTGCGTGCTCCCGCTGGAGGAGGGGCACGTCCGGGACATCCGCTCCGGGCAGGAGCACGGGGCCGGTGACCGCATCCAGACCTGCGTCTCCACCGCGTCCGGCAATTGCACCATCAAGATCTGAGGACACACGAATGGCGATCACCGACATCAAGGTCTACGCACACCTGACCGACGAGGACGTCGAGCAGTTGGCGTCAGAACTCGACCAGCTCCGCGCGGACATCGAGGAATCCCGGGGCGAACGCGACGCCCGCTATGTGCGTCGCACCATCCAGCTGCAGAGGGCGCTGGCCGCGGGCGGCCGGATCGCGCTGTTCGCCAGCAGCAGCCGGATCGCCCGGTACGCCGGCACCGCGATGCTGGCCTCGGCCAAGATCATCGAGAACATGGAGTTGGGCCACAACGTCATTCACGGCCAGTGGGACTGGATGAACGACCCGGAGATTCACTCCACCGAATGGGAGTGGGACACCACCTGCCCGTCGTCGCAGTGGAAGTACTCGCACAACTTCGTCCACCACAAGTACACCAACGTGGTCGGCCTCGACAGCGACGTCGGCTACGGCATCATGCGGGTCACCCGCGACGAGCCGTGGGAGCGGTGGATGATCGGCAACCCGATCTACAACCTGTTGCTCGGAACGTTTTTCGAGTGGGGCGTGGCCGCGCACCATATCGAGGTCGACAAGATCCGCAAGAAGGAGAAGACGTGGGCCGAAGCGCGCAAGGACATGCGCGTCATGGGCCGCAAGATCGCCAAGCAGGTCGGTAAGGACTACATCGTGTTCCCGGCGCTCACCGGGACCAACTGGAAGCACACGCTCAAGGCCAACGCCGTGGCCAACCTGATCCGCAACTACTGGGCCTACATGGTGATCTTCTGCGGTCACTTCCCGGACGACGCGGAGAAGTTCACCATCGAGGAGTTCGAGAACGAGACCCGCGGCGAATGGTATCTGCGACAGATGCTGGGGTCGGCCAACTTCCACGCCGGGCCGATCATGGCGTTCATGAGCGGCAATCTGTGCTACCAGATCGAGCACCACCTGTTCCCGGACCTGCCGAGCAACCGCTACGCCGAGATGAGCGTCCGGGTGAAGGAACTGTGCGAGAAGTACGACCTGCCCTACACGACCGGCCCGCTGCTGCGGCAGTACTGGCAGTCGTTCTGGACCATTCTGAAGCTGGCAGTGCCCGACAAGTATCTGAAGGCCAACGCCGACGACGCACCGGAGACGCACTCCGAGAGGCGGTTCCGGCGCATCGAGCGCAACCCCGGCACTCCGAAGCGGGGTCTGCGCACCGCCATCCGGGAGCGCGCCAGGGCGGCGTGAGGCGCCGCCGTGCGGCACTCCACGAAAGCCGGGCGCCGACTGCTTCAGTAGCAGTCGGCGCCCGTTTTCGTATCGGCGTCGGGTAGACGCTCGATCTGTTACCTCTCCGAACCGCTGCGGCCGGCTCTCGCTGCGTGACGGCTGACCGACTTCTTGCTGGTCGTGCTCGCCGACGACGTACCTGCTGTCTTCTGAGCCGTGGCGGTGGCGCCCTCTTCGCCCTCCTGGGGAGTCACCACCGACCCGTCGACACCATCCGCGCCGCGTTTGCCGAGGAAGCCACCCCGGCCCCCACGGCCACCCGTGCCCGGTGTCGGCACCGCAGGGGTCACGCCTTCTTTCGCGGTCGCGGTGGCATCCCCGCCGTTGCCGCCGTCGCCGCCGGCCGAGAACGCGAGACCGCTGCCGCCTCGGCCGCCGTCACCGCCGTTGGCCTGTGAAGCCTTGCCGTGCGATGTCGCGGCACCGCCCGACCCGGCATCACCGCCGGCGCCCACGATCACTCCTCCGCCTGACCCGCCGATGCCGGCGTTGGCCACCGAGGCGTTACCGCTTGCCTTCGCCGCACCGCCGTCGGCGCCCTTGCCGCCGACACCGAGCAATGCGCTACCGCCGGCTCCGCCGTTTCCGGCATCGGCGGTCGAGTCCTTGCTGCTCGCTGCGGCTGAGCCGCCGACAGCTCCGTCACCGCCTCGGCCCCACGCCGTTCGGCCACCTGCGCCGCCGGCGCCACCGGTGGAGTACTTGCCCGAAAGCGCCGAGCCGCCGGCGCCGCCGGCGCCACCCGTGCCGAGGACTGTTCGGCCACCGGCACCGCCCTGGCCTGCCGTGGAGGTGAAGCCTTCTTCCTCCTCGCCGGTGCCTCCGTCACCGCCGCCGGTGTTGTCAGGCGGGCCGCCGCCGCCTTCCTCTTCCACCTCCACCGGGCCGGCTTGAGTACTGCCGCCAACGCCGCCGGAGCCACCGGGCCCGGAGACCGCGGCCCCGCCGTTACCGCCTCTGCCCGCAATCGCGTTGCCCGCCAACGTGAATGCTCCGCCGCCGGCGCCCCCGTCACCGCCGCGGCCGAGTAACAAGCCGCCACGCCCGCCGGCGCCGCCGGCGGCGCCGGTCGCGTCGCCGCTGGCAAGCGGATTCTCGAGTGAGCCGTCGGAGCCACCGGCGCCGCCGCTACCGCCGTCACCGGACAGGAAGCCGGCTCTGCCGCCCGCGCCGCCGGCGATCGCCGGGGTCACCAGGACGCCCTCCGCGTCGTAGACGGCGTCCACGCCGGCGCCGCCATTGCCGCCGTTGCCGAAGAAGAAGCCGCCCTTACCGCCCGTGCCACCGTTGGCGCCGTCGCCGCCGCTTCCCCACAGGATGCCGCCGTTACCCCCATTGCACGCAGTTCCGGTGCAGTCGAGCGGCGCGTCGGCGCCGTCACCGATGAAGAACGAGATGAAGGTGCCGGTGGAGTCGCCCACCGCGAACGTGACGGTGCCGCGTTCGCCACCGCCGCGGGCCGGCCTCGACGGATCCAGCAACGCGGCGATACCCGTAGCCGTCGACGCGTCGGCGGCGGCGTTGGTGCCGGCGCTCGTGCGGCGCGCGGCGTGGAACACCGCTGCCGAAGGCAGCGGTCGGAGCGTTTGCAGCGCCTGCTGGACCGACGGGGCCAAAGCAGACCCGACGCCACCGTGGTTCACCTGTGGCGCAGCGGATTCGGCCGTCACAGCAGAGTCGACGGTGGTGGCTCCAGAGGCGTCGGCGGTGCTGCTGGTACCGCCGGCATTGCGACGGTGCAGCGGCAGGACGGCCGCGGCCGGCAACACCGTCGACTGCTTTGCAGACAACGGCCTCGACGCTGGCGAAGACGCCGCGCTCGGCACCCCCGGCGGAGTAACCAAGATCAGACTGACACCCACGACAGCGATCCCGGTGGTCATCAGTGGAACAACGGGCCACCGCCGCCGATGCGGCTGGATGCTGTGGTCGGCCCCTCCTGTGATGGCAACTCTATTGTTAGACATTCGAAGCTCCCTCGTGAATACGCCTCTCCCGCTGAGGCTTTGATACGGTAGGTCCAGTGAACGTCCGCGACTTCAGAGTGCGAGAGGGTCAAAGGTCCTCGAGGCTGAGGACGTATGGGAAGAGTTTTCGATGACCATCAGCTAATGCCCCAAAGATGGTGTCCGGGTTAGCCGTAACGGCTTTTGTCGGACACGTCCTGCGTTACGGAAACGCGTAACAACGGCTCATTGCCGCGCTGGCCCGGCGTGAGGCGCCGCCGCGCGGCTACGACAGCGTCGCGCGGATGCAGACCGTCACGTACGGCAGCGCGAGCCCGCTGGTGCTGGCCAGAGCCGGGTGTGTGGCCAGCAGCTCGCGTACGCGGTCCAGCGTGCGGGTGCGCACCTGCTCGGGCGAGGTGATGCAGTAGCTGCGCGAGGCGACGAGGTCGATCAACGCCTGCGGGGTCAGGTAACTCGTCCACTCGACCTGATGCCGCTCGGCATCGGTGTAGGGCGCCGGCAGGTCAGCCGTTTGCGTGAACGGATCGACCTCGTGGCCGATGATGCGGCCGAGATCGCGGACCCAGCCCAGGCGTTCGTCGCGGTTGTTCCACACCAGGCCGAGGCGGCCGCCGGGCCGCAGCACCCTGGCGACCTCCTTGACCGCGCGGTCGGGGTCGAACCAGTGCCACGCCTGGGCCACCAGCACCGCGTCGACGCTGTCGTCGGGCAGCGGGATCTCCTCGGCCGTGCCCAGCAGCGCCGGAGTGTCGGGCAGCGAGGTGCTCAGCACCTCGAGCATCTCGGGGATCGGGTCGACGGCGATGACGTCCAGGCCGCGTTCGACCAGCCGGGTGGTCAGCTTGCCGGTGCCCGCGCCGAGATCGAGCACGTCGCGCGCGCCGGCCGGCAGCAGCCAGTCGATCGCTTCCGGGGGATAGGACGGGCGGCCGCGCTCGTAGGCCGCGGCCTGCGCACCGAACGACAGCGAGCGCTGATCGGGCGGGCCAGTCACCGTGAGGCCAACTCCAGAGTGCGGCGGATCAGCTTGCCCACCGCGTCGGTCTCGAGCAGGAAGCCGTCGTGGCCGTAGGGGGAGTCCACGACGTCGAGACCGTCGCAGCCTGGCAGCAGGTCGGCCAACTCCTCCTGCAACCGCAGCGGGTAGAGCCGGTCGGAGGTGATGCCGCCGACCACGGTCGGCACCGGGCAGCCGCTCAGGGCGGCACGGATACCGCCCCGTCCGCGGCCGACGTCGTGACTGGACAGGGCGTCGGTGAGCGCGACGTACGTGCCGGCGTCGAAGCGCGCCGACAACTTCCGGCCCTGATACTCTAGATAGCTCTGCACCGAGTAGCGGCCTCCGCCGTTCGGGTCCTCACCGGCCTGCGGGGAGTTGCCGAACCGGTCGTCGAGCTCGGCCTCACCGCGATAGGTGAGGTGCGCGAAGCGCCGCGCGATCTGCATGCCGGTGTCCGGCGAGCGCCCGGTCCCGTGGTAGTCGCCGCCCAGCCAGTCGGGATCCGACGTGATGGCCGCC is a window of Mycolicibacterium chubuense NBB4 DNA encoding:
- a CDS encoding FAD-dependent monooxygenase, producing the protein MDDAPVVIAGAGPNGLMLACELALAGVRPVVLDRLPGPSDEPKANGLVGQVVRQLDMRGLYRRFSGSQRPPEPVAAWIFSGMTLPLSTVADNPMYAMMVSQPQLVRQLYERALELGVAVRWAHELVGFEDRPSGVRITVASPAGEYAIATRYLVGADGGRSAVRKLAGIEFPGHTAGTVARLAHVRVPDEMRTADGGLDVPGFGRLGFGHTRLDRGGMVYAAFEPDRPMLGTIEFDSSADHSVDEPLTMNELRDSVRRVLGVDLPIGEPRGDGPHALRRIAGQNTRQADRYRAGQVLLLGDSAHVHSAMGGPGLNLGLQDAMNLGWKLAATVAGRAPQGLLDTYHSERYPVGRRVMMHSMSQTALFSPGPEIAALRELFAELLSLPDVARHMAGLLAGSDVRYDVGDDHPLSGRLVPNVTLADGRRVAELLHAGRPVLVRDVVDGPAAMLLRPDGYVAWASDDTGDKGLTGAIARWFGDTLPGV
- a CDS encoding ferredoxin reductase — encoded protein: MAGLVKTLTRWSKAPARDVEAPTGAWVNMIRGLAARATTPLLPDDYLSLLNPLWSARELRGEIVEVRAETDDSATVIIRPGWGFATDYRPGQYVGIGLRVKGRWHWRSYSLTSVPEQAEGEISITVKATPEGFLSTHLVDGVEPGTIIRLAAPQGEFILPDPPPDKILFLTAGSGITPVMAMLRSLRARGQQPDIVHVHSAPSEDSVIFAKELRELENEQRGYRLHLQLTQRDGKLDFDNLDEIASDWRERSAWVCGPTAMLDAAEKTWEDHDIADHLNMERFTIAATDKGGEGGTVVFMISDKSAEIDGATTILQAGEDAGIQMPFGCRMGICQTCVLPLEEGHVRDIRSGQEHGAGDRIQTCVSTASGNCTIKI
- a CDS encoding fatty acid desaturase family protein; this encodes MAITDIKVYAHLTDEDVEQLASELDQLRADIEESRGERDARYVRRTIQLQRALAAGGRIALFASSSRIARYAGTAMLASAKIIENMELGHNVIHGQWDWMNDPEIHSTEWEWDTTCPSSQWKYSHNFVHHKYTNVVGLDSDVGYGIMRVTRDEPWERWMIGNPIYNLLLGTFFEWGVAAHHIEVDKIRKKEKTWAEARKDMRVMGRKIAKQVGKDYIVFPALTGTNWKHTLKANAVANLIRNYWAYMVIFCGHFPDDAEKFTIEEFENETRGEWYLRQMLGSANFHAGPIMAFMSGNLCYQIEHHLFPDLPSNRYAEMSVRVKELCEKYDLPYTTGPLLRQYWQSFWTILKLAVPDKYLKANADDAPETHSERRFRRIERNPGTPKRGLRTAIRERARAA
- a CDS encoding class I SAM-dependent methyltransferase, with the translated sequence MTGPPDQRSLSFGAQAAAYERGRPSYPPEAIDWLLPAGARDVLDLGAGTGKLTTRLVERGLDVIAVDPIPEMLEVLSTSLPDTPALLGTAEEIPLPDDSVDAVLVAQAWHWFDPDRAVKEVARVLRPGGRLGLVWNNRDERLGWVRDLGRIIGHEVDPFTQTADLPAPYTDAERHQVEWTSYLTPQALIDLVASRSYCITSPEQVRTRTLDRVRELLATHPALASTSGLALPYVTVCIRATLS